The window AAGGAGCCATCTATACAGCGGCGTTATTAGCTGAATGCCAAGTTTTAAGTACACCTAAATGGGATGATCCAAGAACCGATTTAATTCAGATGATTTCTTTAAATGATCAAGAAAAAATGGTGCGTTTTGCTCAGACTATTCAAAAATATTCTCCGATTAATGCCCATGTAACTCCGATTGGAGCCTATATGCCTGGTTATGAGGATGATGTAATTATGGCTGCAGGAACCTTTATCCAAGGTGCTAGCTTAGAATTAACAGCAGATGGTCCGATTCGTGCGCCTTATACTCTCTATGTTCAAGGCGGATTAACTTATGAACATGTCAAATTAGCCGTTACTTCAGCTGTAGCAGAATTATTTTTTGCTGAAGATTAATAAATGAATAAGCAGGCCTATTTTATTTTAGATAGGTCTGTTTTTTTCGTTGTATTTACAAAGTGGTATAGTCTTTTTCGCTTTTTTTAAAAGCAGATGAATATATTTTTAATGATTTTAATGTCCGTTATTACGTGTCAGGTTTTCTTACATAATCGTTATTTTTTTGTTGACAAGCAGATTAAACACTGGTATTCTAAAAAAGTAGTTGAAAGGAGGACAAAAATGAAAGAGAAAGAACTTCGTAGATCAATGTCAGTTTTTCCAATTGGTACAGTTATGAAATTAACGGATTTAACGGCAAGACAAATTCGGTATTATGAAGAACAGGATCTTATTCATCCAGAGCGTAATGAGGGAAATAGAAGGATGTATTCTCTAAATGATATTGATGTTCTCTTAGAGATTAAAGATTATTTATCTGATGGTATTAACATGGCGGGTATTAAGCGTATATATGAATTGAAGCAACAAGAACAAGAAAAGAAACTTACTGAACAAAAGCGCATTATGACAGATGATGATGTTCGGCGGATTTTACATGCTGAGTTCTTATCGGTTAGTGGCATGAACAATCATGGTCCAAATCAATCAGTTGATCCGAATCGTATGATTTAGGGTTTAACATATAGCCATTTTTAGCTTTTATGGTAAAAAAAGCAACTAAATTAAAACCTATAACGGAGGGAAAAAGAATGCCAGAATTTACAACAGAAGAAATCAAACGTATTGCCAAGGAAGAGAATGTTCGATTTTTACGATTAATGTTTACCGATATTATGGGGATTATCAAAAATGTAGAAGTTCCAATTAGTCAACTTGAAAAAGTACTAAACAACAAAATGATGTTTGATGGTTCTTCAATTGAAGGGTTTGTTCGGATTGAGGAAAGTGACATGTA is drawn from Carnobacterium gallinarum DSM 4847 and contains these coding sequences:
- a CDS encoding MerR family transcriptional regulator, translated to MKEKELRRSMSVFPIGTVMKLTDLTARQIRYYEEQDLIHPERNEGNRRMYSLNDIDVLLEIKDYLSDGINMAGIKRIYELKQQEQEKKLTEQKRIMTDDDVRRILHAEFLSVSGMNNHGPNQSVDPNRMI